ggcacccaatggtagaaggctcgccagcaacatccgagctcctctcagatggattgctacctctctctgccagacacctcaaccgagcttcgaccgacaggcctagactccctggcaggctgcagtaatggccacgactctactccacttcctgcaacagatttcgtgtggctccaccactctctggtaagtcacgacaacagacactactTCACTCCCTGCGACAAGCTCCACGTcgctctgaacagcccctgacgccactactctctgcaacaaactccttatggccttgaacggcccactaccaggtggttacaaacgtcgctatcagtctgttgcaccctctgcctataaaaaggagaccccagatacgttattctctaagctctaatttctatctcaaaactctactaaaattttcgttcaagcactccattcttgttgaggcagagaactgacttgagcgtcggagggtcttgccggagcacccccaactctggtttagactttctttgtaggtgccggcggcgaccgtgactccctcgactccagcttctccgacatcggtggatttttgcaccaacagtaacgGTTACAAATTaacaatttttaaaattcaaactatcaatctgattgataatttgaatatgatccaagtcattgatcaAGTCATACTTTTTTTGTATGTGACCTCTcaagttctattctatttggtagtaagacatactgtgatctccatcacagtatcatcgaaactctttttgatggactgAAATgataactcacctcaacaaagattgttgatccaaaaataattttagttAGTTCTCATGATCTACTAGTGACGTCTaataatatgtagtggcaacccagtggaatagaaaaataaacctctaagtgtagttatcatatgatacaatccctctattatgagtcctaACTTGATGGAGgacatagagaactcgtcaaatctcatcgtcggtcatatgctagattggctcgacttgagttcatctgtgaattctgtgaaaactcttttttagtattcacacttactctggctagagattttctgaactcaatcttacgAATCATATAggacactacaagaaatttagtTTTTTGTGACAAGCAATGTTGTCACTGTAACATGGAAtattgtcactgatgaatttctcTGACAACAAACTATTGTCACTAGCCGGTCGCAATTGCTTCATTGCTAAAACCATTTATGACAACTTAAATTTCTTGtcattgaatcatttattttctGTGACAATAGAGCTTGTCACTTAATGTACTTTTTACTGTCACCAATACAATGAAATGGGCATGCCTTGAAGGGTCTGGTGATAATAGTAAATCTATTTAGAGACGAGTTCTCTTATTGCAAAAAAATCTTACAGAGACAAGAGTTTCACTtgtcactgaaaataaaatttgtggcAACTTAACTTGTCACAAAAACAAATCATTCTTGTCACAATGAAATAACATAAATTGGTTTTGGGATAATAATGACTCTATTTAGTGATAAAGTTTCTTGTCACTAAAATAGCTTAAAGTGATAAGAACTTTTGTTGTCATGGAAAATCTCATATGTGACAACTTGTTATTGTCACTAAAATTTAGTGTACCATTCTTTTATGACAATTTATGACTACAGAAATTCATCTCATTCACAAGCAAACTAAGAATCCAAATACATCTTTCTCAATGTTTGCATTTCAGTagatatccaaaataaaaatcacaAGATAGTACCAGTAGTTCATAAGCACTCCATATGCTATTTAATTGATCAAAACCAACAGTACATGATCCAAGACATCCAAGGAATTTTCAATTTCACTGTTTGGAATTCGACAGAAcatccaaaattaatttaaaaaaaatactaactAGTACCTATAGTTCATAAGCACCCTACATTCTACTTAACTGATCAAAACTAATAGCCTATGACATccatattttcaaattgaagcTAGTTGATGTACTCCCATAATGCCAACAGAAGTAGCTGTCCATATTATTCCTGCATATAAACAAGGTTTGGATTAGTAAATGATTGGCtagaataaagttttgagtaattaAAGTCTAGCAACCTCTCGATAAGCAACAGATTAtccactaaaaatttaaaaaaaaaaataaagcaacctttttttgcatataatttgcaaatttatacctcatattgAAAAGTTGAGACAACAAGAAAGGTTTTCAATCCATGTTTTCAATGGATTACACAAGAAATGAGCTCAAGCATGTTAGCaattaaatttctaaaataaaaaatttaaaaaaaaaagaattgactaTATATTAAGAATCTCAATTCAAAGTTGTCCTTCctagaattataaaaaattatggatctcACACTCTTAGAATGCAGCACTGTACCTAAGTATACTATAGCTGATTGGTTGTTGTTTATATTCCTCTCTTATAGATCattgaaaacaagaaaaaaaaaatatcatatttaacttttctactttcttaaaagtaaaaaattcttACTTGGTCAAGGTTCATGCATTGAGGAAGATGAAGCTTTTGATTGGGAGAAAGTTTCAAAAAAGGCAGCAAAGCGAGCTTGGATCATAGCATTAACTTTTTCATTAACTTGTTCTTCTATTTGAGCTTGAATCAAAGCTCTAACCTCATCTTGCAATTGAGCTCGAACATCTTCTCTAATGCTATCCACCAACGATTTCTTAGCTTGTTCGATAGCTCTTTGTACCTCTTCTTGCACATTTTCATTATACCTAACTCTCTTAGATTGTGCCTTCTTTCCAGCACCTTTGCCACAAAAATAACCAGACTTTTGGTCAAGTACTTGCAGTAATATGTCATCGCAAGTCATTTGGGATTCATTCTCTTGTGTTTGTTGAACAACCTCCTCAAGTTGTTCCTGTAATAGATTATCAAAGATTAGATGCCAAAATAATGCATAATGAATTTTAAGAACAATAAAACAAGTTTTTTAACTAACATGGATCTCCTTGGATTTAGGgtcagaccatactaattctccttctttatttttcttagtgtGCTGAATCAACCAAACTTGATTTGGTGGTGCTTTTTCACCTGTTTCTGGGTCCCTCTAAAATGAATCAcaaaaaaataagtattttatttagAAGTTCCTACAACTATGTTAAATCTtcaatttattctaaaaacttacaGTTGATTCTTCAACTTCAACATAAGATCAGGTGCCACATGTATGCTTAGTAACTAGCTTTGCCCTATTTACTGCATTTCGCTTGCTTACTTTCTACAAACAATTGATACATGCAACTAACATCATCTATAAATCCAAAatgatgatatatatattttaaatataaattaaactttAATTTGCAAAAACCTGAAAAGCATCAGAGCTGAAGTATGCCATCATATATTTCCAATCTTCTGGAGTAACATCTTCAGGAATATTAGCCAACCtctcctcatagttctaaattttttatataaatcatGCAAGTAATTTCTCCAACCTCTATAAAGTCATTGCATGGTGGCCAAGATAAAAGCACATAAACGATATTCATTCCTATCATCTTCCATCTTAAACTTCTCCTAGAAGACACAAACAATGCAAAATTGtatgttaatatatataaatagaaataaacaagatactaaaatcaatcataaatatttaatttacctTTACTTGCAGCCACATTCGCTCACCTACTCTATTTGCCACATCTGGCCAATTTTTTGCAGTTAATGGAGCTTGTGTCCTGACAACATAACCATAAAAATTGACAATATCTCTAGCATTTTCTCCTACTGCTCTCAGTATATCATGAGAGATGCTAACTTTCAATGGTCCATTCTTTGTTCTCATATCAACCTTAATACATTTGTAACACCCACGCACATTCTTACTTGAAACAGTTgctatagaaaataaattacaatTAGTATAACTAAGTTTAAGTAGAATAAATTAAAAGTTTtagctataaataaaatattattataccagctgttggtgcaaaaatctgcttgcgctggagaagctggagtcggggaagccgcggtcgccgccgggacctacaagggaagtctaaaccggaggtggggttgctccggcaagaccctccgacgctcaagtcagttctctgcctcaacaagaatggagtgctcgaacggagaatttagcagagttttgagataagagatgagcttagagaataacgtatctgagtcccccttttataggcggagggggcaacggattgatggtgacacctgtaaccgtctggtagtgggccgcccgtggtcaggagaatttattgcgaagggtagtggggtagacccgtggctattgtcatagcccgccacgtagggcctgttgcaggtagtggagcggcgtccgttgccgctagctgtcagcgagtagtggaatcgtgcagcacctgccgtagggagcagagcagaatcgtggccgttaacacagcctgtcagagagtgatgggttcgccgcagggggtgatggagctgcacgaaatctactacaggaagtggaacagaatcatggttgttattgtgatctatcAGGGGGTGCGGATtcgttgatcgaggctcgacagcggtcggagtccggcctctgtagaagtctgggaggggtcctcctttcggttggggtcgtgggtggagtccggctcctgtaggagtccgaacggagcttacctgcagtggatactgaaagcgaaatccggctcccataggagtccgggcggagccctctgtaatcaaagttagagatgaagttcggctcccataggagtccggacggagcttaccagcagctgatattgagagcggagcccggctcccgtaggagtccgggtggagctgtgctgcagttgatgtcagaggcggagttgtgctgcagttgatgtcgaaggcggagcccggctcccgtaggagttcgggcggagccaagctgctgttgatgtcgaaggcggagcccagctcccataggagtccgggcggagccgagctgctgttgatgtcgaaggcggagcccggctcccgtaggagtccgggcagagccgagctactgttgatgtcgaaggcggagcccggctcccgtaggagtccgggcggagccgagctgctgttgatgtcgaaggtggagcccggctcccgtaggagtctgggcggggtcgagctgctgttgatgtcgaaggcggagcccgactcccgtaggagtccgggcggagccgagctgctgttgatgtcgaaggcggagcccggctcccataggagttcgggcggagccgagctgctattgatgtcgaaggcggagcccggctcccgtaggagtccgggtggagccgagctgctgttgatgtcgaaggtggagcccggctcccgtaggagtccgggcggagccgagctgctgttgatgtcgaaggtagagcccggctcccataggagtccgggcggagtcgagctgctgttgatgtcgaaggcggagcccggctcccgtaggagtccggacggagccgagctgctgttgatgtcgaaggcggagcccggctcccgtaggagtccgggcgaagccgagctgctgttgatgtcgaaggcagagcccggctcccgtaggagtctgggtggagccgagctgctgttgatgtcgaaggcggagcccggctcccgtaggagtccgggcggagccgagctgctgttgatgtcgaaggcggagcccggctcccgtaggagtccgggcggagccgagctgctgttgatgtcgaaggcggagcccggcttccgtaggagtctgggcgaagccgagctgctgttgatgtcgaaggcagagcccggctcccataggagtccgagcggagccgagctgctgttgatgtcgaaggcggagcccggctcccgtaggagtccgggcggagccgagctgctgttgatgtcgaggcagagcccggctcccgtaggagtccgtgcggagccgttctgttccatcatcgattccgctgggggtttcggctgtgggtattttatacccaacaccagcatTACTACAATGACTAGAAACTCTTGGTTGAGTTTGAAGTTGCTGTCCATGGGATTGACTTTGCTGCAATTCAAGCATCTGGTCTTGGTGTTCATTTGTCTGCTGATTTTGTTGGTCCCAAAGTTGTGCCTCTTCTTGTGATTGATTTCACCGCAGCCTTTCTCGATGAGGTGATGTAATTTCATTTGTTTGAAATCTTATATCAATAATAGGGTGTTGTCCTCATCCACCAATTCGTGCACCTCTTCCTCTACATCTAACCATTtcctaataaaaataataagtaaGCTTTTTAGTAAAAGTTCAACTAATTATCAGCAACATCTACTAAATGcacaaaaaatatgaatatgccatcagaagatacaaaaataatatgaacacaataaaataatttaaattaaaatacctGTTGGTCATCACATAATGTTTCTTCTTCCAAcatgacaaaaaataaaattctaattacaaATAGGCTAATCATCAGGACTATATTCATCAGAAATGTATTCATCATGGTTGTTTTGATCATCATCTGTTTCACTTTTAGCTtcttcttctatctcatcatcattaatAAAATCATCTAATGTCAGATTCTCTCTATTTGTGTCATTGTTGGGTGAAAAACTTTGTGGTTGAACATCATCTCGATGTAGCACTCGTATCAACTCATCATTGTTCATGACTTGACCATATTGAAAATTTTATTCTTGTTCCTCTTGTTGGTAGACATCATCTTCGATCaaactatcatcatcatcatcatcatctgcaTCATTATCTACAGATGGCACATCATAAGCATCACGTGGATAAGTTTTTACCACAACAAGCCAATTGCTATCAACTAAATCTTCTACATAGAATACTTGTTGAGCTTGAGAAGCCAACACAAAAGGCTCATTGGTGTTCAAAGATCCATGGATATTTATGCTTATATATCCATAGTTGTCAACCCTATATCCTCGTCCCAATCAGCCGACATCCCACCAGTGACATTTGAAAAGAACTACTTTTTTATTTCCTACATACAACAATTCAAAAATGTCTTCCAACACTCCATAGTATTCTTTATCAGCAGATGTATCATATCCTTTTACAAGCACTCCACTATTCTGACTTTTTCGCCCAATTGCACGATCTCTTGCATGAAATCTGAATCTATTGACAATGTAAGTTCCATATCTATGAACTATTTTGAACGATCCAACAGTCAAGCTTAGAAGATCTTCACTTGCTTTGCCTTTAGCTTTAAGCTTTGAAACCtatttaagattaataaattaaTCCATTattagcataaataaaagtaactTAAAGTATTTACCTATATTATATGATACCTACACGTTCATAAAACCAATCTGGAAATTTCTTGTGATGTCTAGCCAGGACATTTCTTGAGCTCGCCTCTTCCAATTCTTTTTTATGCTCCCTATGAATgacataattaatcaataataaagatGATTGAAGGAGAAACaaagttctttgaagattttcataATAACAAGATTTTGTTCTTACTCAATATATGGCCAAACTTCCTCACAGTTTCGAAGAACATATGCTTGAGCTTGTGTAAACTCCTGAGCATTAAGCTCATAAGACTTAAAAACTCCTTTTGCACAGCCATCTTTTGCATAGATTGATAGTCCTTGGTATGAAGTAGCTCCATCATCATTTCGTGGGACTCGATTAAATTTTGtttcaacactattcaaatacctAGAACAGAATGTAAGGCATTCATTTGCAAGATAACCTCTTGCAATTGACCCCTCTGGACGAGCTTTGTTTCGGACATAAGACTTTAATGTTCGCAAATATCTAGATTCAAAAGATATTAACTAAgtcaaaaataatacaaaaagAAATTATATTTAAGTTTTAAAAAGTTAAGGATTACCTTTCAactggatacatccatctatattgGATCGGTCCACCAATTTTAGCCTCGCTTGCCAAGTGAATTGGTAAATGAATCATAATATCAAAGAAAGCTGGTGGGAATATTGTTTCAAGTTTACACAGAGTCATAACAATGTCATCCTCCAACTGTTTTAAATCTTGAACTTTTAACAACTTTGAGCATAAGTTTCTAAAGAAGTTATTTAGCTCAATCAATGGCTCACAAACAGACTTAGGCAATAATCCCCGAATGGCAACTGGAAGTATTTGCTGCAAAAGGATATGATGGTCATGGCACTTTAAGCCagaaatcttcttctcatttatATTCACACATCTTGATATGTTAGAAGAGAATCCATCAGGGACCCTTAGATTAGATAAGAAATTGCAAAAGGCTATCTTCTCTTGTGGGGATAATGTATAAGTTGCAACTGGCATCTTCAATTTACCATTTTCAATATAAGAATGAAGATTGTGCCTAATGTTCATATCTACAAGGTCAAAACGGCCCTTCAATGTATCTTTTGTCTTTCCTTTTATATCCAGCACAGTTCCTAAAATGTTAGAAGAATGTTTCTCGCAATATGCATCACATCAAGATTATTGTGCAATTTCAGATCCTTCCAATAAGGCAATTGAAAGAATAGACTCTTCTTCCTCCAATTGTAAACATCGTTAAAATCATCACGCTTACGCTTTTGACCCTTCCCCAAAGTAACTTTTTTTAACTTACGCAGCTGATCCAACACATCATCACCAGTTAGTACCTTAGGTGCATCTCTATATTCACATTTtctatcaaaagatattttattaCGTCGCCATGAATGATTTTTGGGTAAGAACCGACGATGCCCCATGTAACAAATCTTACTTCGTATTGAAAGAGAGCAAGTGTATTTGTGGCAACAAGGACAAGCTAGTTTTCCTTTAGTCatccatccagataaattaccATATgcgaaaaaattattaatagtccAAAGGACAGCAGCATGTAAGTTAAAATTTTGTCGTGTATAAGCACATATGTCTCTACTCCTACATCCCATAACTCCTTCAACTCTTCAATTAAAGGCTGTAGATACACATCAATGTCATTTTCGGAGTACTTAGGACCTGGAATAAGAAGTGtcatcataaaataaggatctttCATACACTGCCATGGAGGTAAATTATATGGAATCAATACAACTGGCCATATACTATGAGGGGTAGACATATTTCCAAATGGTTGGAAGCCATCACTTGCAAGACCAAGCCTAACACTCTGAGGATCTGCAGAAAAGGACTTGTACTTATCATCAAAGGATTTTCAAGCGAATGAGTCAGCTGGATGTCTTAATATGCCATCATTTATCCTTTTCTCCTCATGCCATCTCATGTCCTTTGCAGTGATTTTAGACATATACAACCTCTGGAGTCTTGGTTTCAAAGGAAAATAATGTAAAATCTTGTGAGGGATATTGCACGTTCTGCCTTGATACTTCCAGCGGGATAAGTTACATACAGGGCATACGATTGCATTGGCATGCTCTCCCCAATATATAACACAATCATTCAAGCATGCATCTATTTTTATATGTTCAAGTCCCAAATCTTGAATAAGCTTCTTAGCTTCATAAAATGAGTTTGGAACTAAGGCACCATTTGGAAGAACTTCCTTAAAAACCTTCAGCAACTTATCCATTGATGTATCACtccaattatttgaacattttaaatggagTAACTTCACAGCAAAGGATAATTTGGAGACCTTGTCACATCCAGGATACAAATTTTTATCGGCATCTTTAAGCAACCTGTAAAAGG
Above is a genomic segment from Elaeis guineensis isolate ETL-2024a chromosome 1, EG11, whole genome shotgun sequence containing:
- the LOC140855905 gene encoding uncharacterized protein, which gives rise to MKSYKHWVYHGEIIEENLEECNANSRDNLDEEENTDYDDLIGMVHDACAFINTDVERDDVNEGYELQEPNPEAATFYRLLKDADKNLYPGCDKVSKLSFAVKLLHLKCSNNWSDTSMDKLLKVFKEVLPNGALVPNSFYEAKKLIQDLGLEHIKIDACLNDCVIYWGEHANAIVCPVYPQSVRLGLASDGFQPFGNMSTPHSPKYSENDIDVYLQPLIEELKELWDLRKLKKVTLGKGQKRKRDDFNDVYNWRKKRTVLDIKGKTKDTLKGRFDLVDMNIRHNLHSYIENGKLKMPVATYTLSPQEKIAFCNFLSNLRVPDGFSSNISRCVNINEKKISGLKCHDHHILLQQILPVAIRGLLPKSVCEPLIELNNFFRNLCSKLLKVQDLKQLEDDIVMTLCKLETIFPPAFFDIMIHLPIHLASEAKIGGPIQYRWMYPVERYLRTLKSYVRNKARPEGSIARGYLANECLTFCSRYLNSVETKFNRVPRNDDGATSYQGLSIYAKDGCAKGVFKSYELNAQEFTQAQAYVLRNCEEVWPYIEEHKKELEEASSRNVLARHHKKFPDWFYERVSKLKAKGKASEDLLSLTVGSFKIVHRYGTYIVNRFRFHARDRAIGRKSQNSGVLVKGYDTSADKEYYGVLEDIFELLVDNYGYISINIHGSLNTNEPFVLASQAQQVFYVEDLVDSNWLVVVKTYPRDAYDVPSVDNDADDDDDDDSLIEDDVYQQEEQE